The following proteins are encoded in a genomic region of Sorangiineae bacterium MSr12523:
- a CDS encoding alpha/beta hydrolase translates to MTLRSKISVLFFVAALVDCDSTSTRPVRAPAPGLDSPQLIEPHPCAGQPGFTCSMLNVPLDYRHPARETLKLQVATANNADAPKGVLLFLTGGPGQPGVPSVTRLTERMPAAAKDYRFVMIDQRGTGEFGAIHCPALQAQIGSGSDIAVPTPDAIVECATLLGERAPLYSSDDTVADLDRLRRALGVEKMVVDGVSYGSITAARYAMAHPRNVRKLVLDSVVPYHSTAAYSLYLAALRASGRILREVCAVAPACEFDPAEDLASVVRSRDTAAGVRLFDTLVTYGFVDPTYRNANPPNFPRGQGDIVGALHSARHGDSTHLDRLIAILEPRGGPAVQFSMGLHAATTCADLRFPWGDAATPLDARRPWLDVAERRLRDTDTWPFTATVAVNQGFVKTCERWPVERPASNPEGLLPDVPVLLLNGDRDMSTPTEWAQYVTTRAPQGNLVIVKDESHSIQNRERGRAGRDAVLDFLSRP, encoded by the coding sequence ATGACCTTGCGAAGTAAAATTTCGGTTCTCTTCTTCGTGGCCGCCTTGGTGGACTGCGATTCCACGTCGACTCGGCCCGTTCGTGCACCTGCCCCTGGCCTCGACTCGCCCCAATTGATCGAGCCGCATCCGTGTGCCGGGCAACCCGGTTTCACCTGTTCCATGTTGAACGTTCCGCTCGATTACCGCCATCCAGCTCGGGAAACACTGAAGTTGCAGGTGGCAACGGCGAATAACGCCGATGCGCCCAAGGGCGTCTTGCTCTTTCTCACGGGCGGTCCCGGGCAGCCCGGCGTACCGTCGGTGACAAGATTGACGGAACGGATGCCGGCGGCGGCCAAAGACTACCGATTCGTCATGATCGACCAGCGCGGTACGGGCGAATTCGGCGCGATCCATTGCCCGGCGTTGCAGGCCCAGATCGGAAGTGGCTCGGACATCGCCGTCCCCACGCCCGACGCCATCGTGGAATGTGCGACGTTGCTCGGCGAGCGCGCTCCCTTGTACAGCAGCGACGATACGGTCGCCGATCTCGACCGGCTTCGGCGAGCACTCGGGGTGGAGAAGATGGTCGTCGATGGCGTTTCCTATGGCAGCATCACCGCGGCGCGCTACGCGATGGCACATCCGCGAAATGTCCGTAAGCTCGTGTTGGACTCCGTCGTTCCTTATCACAGTACCGCGGCATATTCGCTTTACCTCGCGGCATTGCGTGCGAGCGGGCGCATCCTCCGCGAAGTCTGCGCCGTTGCACCGGCTTGCGAATTCGACCCGGCCGAAGACCTCGCGAGCGTGGTCCGAAGCCGTGATACGGCCGCGGGGGTTCGGCTTTTCGATACCCTGGTCACGTACGGATTCGTGGATCCGACGTACCGAAACGCCAATCCCCCGAACTTCCCTCGAGGGCAAGGTGACATCGTCGGCGCGCTGCATTCCGCGCGCCATGGCGATTCCACCCACCTGGATCGGCTCATTGCCATTCTCGAACCTCGTGGAGGCCCGGCCGTGCAATTCAGCATGGGCCTCCACGCCGCCACCACTTGTGCAGATCTCCGCTTTCCCTGGGGCGATGCCGCGACCCCGCTCGATGCGCGCCGGCCGTGGCTCGACGTCGCCGAGAGGCGTCTCCGGGATACCGATACTTGGCCGTTCACTGCGACGGTGGCCGTCAACCAAGGATTCGTGAAAACCTGTGAACGGTGGCCGGTCGAGCGCCCTGCATCGAACCCGGAGGGTCTCTTGCCCGATGTCCCCGTTCTGCTGCTGAACGGCGACCGCGATATGTCCACCCCCACGGAATGGGCGCAATATGTGACAACGCGAGCGCCCCAGGGCAACCTCGTCATCGTCAAAGACGAGTCGCACTCGATTCAAAACCGCGAACGCGGCCGCGCCGGCCGAGACGCCGTGCTCGATTTCTTGTCACGGCCCTGA
- a CDS encoding MarR family transcriptional regulator has product MSKIDATKIWSLNYRLVQSVITSVAADIAELGLEVKELFLLAEVDEFPHPAELATVLCMPKPTVTVYVKKLEAAGFLRREIDPGDLRRHRLTITPAGRQAMTRGLALLSTAFSARLSRLTVVQQGELKSLLQKLSG; this is encoded by the coding sequence ATGTCCAAAATCGACGCGACGAAAATCTGGTCCCTCAACTATCGGCTCGTGCAGTCCGTGATCACGAGCGTCGCAGCGGATATTGCCGAGCTCGGCCTCGAAGTGAAGGAGCTTTTCCTCTTGGCAGAGGTGGACGAGTTTCCGCACCCGGCGGAGCTCGCGACCGTGCTCTGCATGCCGAAGCCGACGGTCACCGTGTACGTGAAGAAGCTCGAGGCGGCGGGCTTTCTGCGTCGCGAGATCGATCCAGGCGATCTACGCCGTCATCGTCTCACCATCACACCTGCGGGCCGGCAAGCGATGACCCGTGGCCTCGCACTCCTCTCCACGGCGTTCAGTGCACGGTTGTCGCGCCTGACGGTGGTGCAACAAGGCGAGTTGAAATCCTTGCTGCAAAAGCTGAGCGGGTGA
- a CDS encoding ThiF family adenylyltransferase yields MNRSNEPERTGIRENTTESAIIPVIAYPSQRKDDDVGEAPEPRSDGPREGSAAAADAQWHVTAFLVPRDPAANTEQVAEIRSLRAKVLFDRGRRPAFQHHDGTHIDDQDLDFGAWHFIARREASGPPLGYIRLSTPATGDLFQSRAFLGSERYEELVRSEGFTLEETFEHSRLVVEHRARKLGLGVYLNALAIAAAQSLGAKAMIGTSGTKDGQDHFHERFAFRSVPGTRRYVEHYTEDVVLMFYRTADGAGQYTDLVARLREEFPALAAAGRTQMRRPSRRTPPPDQACWQPVLFATSNQDERRALNALRESGQVREIHDTIDAQLTELIRSREPGGHFDAQALQRKKVEQLAGVDETDYGTWVWYPWSGRLVHLLPPDEFRLVRTDRNRGKIERPQQRQLLGFRIGIVGLSVGNSSALTFVLEGIGGAYKLADFDDFSLSNLNRLRAGVHQLGVNKAVICARQMFEIDPYIDIEIHPQGLTEANMTDFFCGGSGPIDLLVEECDTPYVKIAAREYARDLRIPVVMDCNDRGMLDIERFDLEPARPLLHGFIGGISSRDLANLDQEGKVALILKMVDAKRISPELAASFGQLGRTLSSWPQLASGVALGGALTADAARRILLGQPCASGRYYVDFNELITPERDTVAARKSESMT; encoded by the coding sequence ATGAATCGTTCAAATGAACCCGAGCGAACGGGTATTCGCGAGAACACGACCGAATCGGCCATTATCCCGGTGATCGCTTATCCATCGCAGCGGAAAGACGACGATGTTGGAGAAGCACCCGAACCGCGAAGCGACGGGCCGCGGGAGGGCAGTGCGGCGGCCGCCGATGCGCAGTGGCATGTCACGGCATTCCTAGTGCCGCGCGATCCAGCGGCAAATACCGAGCAAGTGGCGGAAATTCGGAGCCTTCGCGCCAAGGTTCTTTTCGATCGCGGCCGGCGGCCCGCCTTTCAGCACCACGATGGGACGCATATCGACGACCAAGATCTCGATTTTGGCGCATGGCACTTCATTGCCCGGCGGGAAGCGAGCGGCCCGCCACTCGGATATATTCGCTTGTCGACGCCGGCCACCGGGGACTTATTCCAGTCCCGAGCTTTCCTCGGTAGCGAGCGTTATGAGGAATTGGTACGGTCCGAGGGATTCACCCTCGAGGAGACCTTCGAACATAGTCGCCTGGTGGTCGAACACCGGGCGCGCAAATTGGGGTTGGGCGTCTACCTGAATGCCCTGGCCATTGCCGCCGCGCAGTCTCTCGGGGCCAAAGCCATGATTGGGACATCGGGAACCAAGGACGGGCAAGACCACTTCCACGAGCGTTTCGCCTTCCGAAGCGTGCCCGGTACACGCCGCTACGTCGAGCACTACACGGAGGACGTGGTGCTCATGTTCTACCGCACCGCCGACGGCGCCGGTCAATACACGGACCTCGTGGCGCGTTTGCGCGAGGAATTTCCCGCGCTCGCCGCCGCCGGCCGCACGCAAATGCGGCGCCCTTCGAGGCGGACCCCGCCACCCGACCAGGCCTGCTGGCAGCCCGTTCTCTTTGCGACCTCGAATCAAGACGAACGGCGCGCCTTGAATGCGCTACGGGAGTCCGGCCAGGTCCGCGAAATTCACGACACCATCGATGCCCAGCTCACCGAATTGATTCGAAGCCGCGAACCCGGCGGCCATTTCGATGCCCAGGCATTGCAGCGGAAAAAGGTCGAGCAACTCGCCGGTGTCGACGAAACGGATTACGGAACATGGGTGTGGTATCCGTGGTCCGGGCGCCTGGTGCATCTGCTTCCGCCCGACGAATTTCGACTGGTGCGCACCGATCGCAACCGCGGAAAGATCGAGCGCCCGCAGCAGCGGCAGCTCCTCGGATTTCGCATCGGCATCGTCGGGCTGTCCGTGGGAAACAGCTCGGCGCTCACCTTCGTCCTGGAAGGCATCGGCGGCGCGTACAAGCTTGCCGACTTCGACGATTTCAGCCTGTCGAACCTCAATCGGTTGAGGGCGGGGGTGCATCAGCTGGGCGTGAACAAAGCGGTCATTTGCGCGCGGCAGATGTTCGAAATCGACCCCTACATCGATATCGAGATTCATCCCCAGGGCCTCACCGAGGCCAACATGACGGACTTCTTCTGCGGCGGCAGTGGCCCCATCGACTTGCTCGTCGAGGAATGCGACACACCGTACGTGAAAATTGCCGCCCGGGAATACGCCCGCGATCTGCGCATCCCCGTGGTCATGGACTGCAATGACCGAGGCATGCTCGACATCGAGCGCTTCGATCTCGAACCCGCCCGCCCGTTGCTCCATGGCTTCATCGGGGGCATCTCGTCGCGTGACCTTGCGAATCTCGATCAGGAGGGGAAGGTCGCCCTCATTCTGAAAATGGTCGATGCCAAACGAATCAGCCCCGAGCTGGCGGCGTCGTTCGGTCAGCTCGGTCGGACCTTGAGCAGCTGGCCGCAATTGGCATCTGGCGTGGCCCTCGGCGGTGCACTGACCGCCGATGCGGCACGGCGCATTTTGCTGGGCCAGCCCTGCGCCTCCGGGCGCTACTACGTGGATTTCAACGAGCTGATCACGCCCGAACGCGATACGGTCGCCGCACGGAAAAGCGAGTCCATGACATGA
- a CDS encoding protein kinase, which translates to MPASSLPSLHQTSEVESSRIGAIVQRKYTIERLLGWGGMAAVYAAKHRNGHRVAIKFLHGRFDDDATARRHFAREAYLANQVGHPGAVPVMDDDVDEHGCAFLVMPLLEGETLGARCRRANGRLTLAEVGKVMWEVLDVLASAHAKGIVHRDIKPENIFITVNGEIRVLDFGIARHIEGDGTASMTGPMIGTPAFMPPEQAVGNSDVIGPPSDCWAVGATIFTLLSGEHVHAASNVGAQLVAAATQPARSLGDVSSELPASVVAFVDKALAFDPQARWPAASEMRAAMGEAFEAALGMPVDNVAIEPSPPVAPAAPVKEATKPRKRRAWVTGLAVAALVIGGMFAKARLAPSSQPAVAEPASKNPEALVHLEAGLQSWRDASFAAAVQRFEQAIALDPGLAPARLYLAILRRGVDERTRAADHQAASMHRDRLTPRDLALLPAFAPAEDMVTRLEKRKKLLLEAREKFPTDWLVLSELARIHSESNEFAKSIEVMDGLLAREPTLAVAWATKGFALAFTGDVAKTRDAWNECVRISPYADRCLEALLMLEQNEGSCVESERHARLLLGFPATKSWWLPRLAGAIVARGGTMPSAFEVLDRAESVHTRSKLAFYVLVGDFDTAQRELDASELSLAKDAFEGWHEEYGQLQFHVAMELGDRARAARLASAYLSKREAWLASVQSQGDILGLRTQYMAGGLPREDFEQGRRLWLSGGSQNIELIFGRNFVWVVSYALAVSSREDAEDALRALPDYLPISAPFVRDVQSDQALGRTYLIAGDAEKAISYLRRGASSCNLFAFPFEHTWAHLQLGVALEQIGDVAGACAAYAVVLSRWGKEPRSVSARTARTRLTALRCSAPSR; encoded by the coding sequence ATGCCTGCATCATCTTTGCCATCTTTGCATCAAACGTCCGAGGTCGAGTCCTCTCGCATCGGGGCCATCGTTCAACGGAAATACACCATAGAACGACTGCTCGGCTGGGGTGGAATGGCGGCCGTGTACGCGGCCAAGCATCGCAATGGGCATCGTGTTGCCATCAAGTTCCTGCACGGGCGTTTCGACGACGATGCAACGGCTCGCCGGCACTTTGCGCGCGAGGCCTATCTCGCCAACCAGGTTGGGCACCCCGGCGCCGTTCCGGTGATGGACGACGACGTGGACGAACACGGGTGCGCATTTCTGGTCATGCCACTGCTCGAAGGTGAAACGCTCGGTGCACGGTGCCGCCGTGCCAATGGGCGCTTGACCCTCGCGGAAGTGGGAAAGGTCATGTGGGAGGTGCTCGATGTCCTTGCGAGCGCGCATGCAAAGGGCATCGTGCACCGCGATATCAAACCGGAGAATATCTTCATCACGGTAAACGGCGAGATTCGCGTTCTCGATTTCGGAATTGCACGCCACATCGAAGGGGATGGGACGGCCTCGATGACCGGCCCGATGATCGGCACGCCGGCGTTCATGCCGCCCGAGCAAGCCGTGGGAAACAGCGATGTCATCGGGCCGCCGAGCGATTGCTGGGCGGTGGGAGCCACCATCTTTACGCTCCTTTCCGGTGAGCACGTTCACGCGGCCTCGAATGTGGGGGCCCAGCTCGTGGCCGCGGCGACACAGCCCGCACGCTCACTGGGCGACGTGTCGAGCGAGCTTCCGGCGTCCGTCGTAGCATTCGTCGACAAGGCGCTCGCCTTCGATCCGCAGGCGCGCTGGCCGGCGGCGTCGGAAATGCGCGCGGCGATGGGGGAGGCCTTCGAGGCAGCTTTGGGCATGCCGGTGGACAACGTCGCCATCGAGCCGTCACCTCCGGTTGCACCGGCGGCTCCCGTGAAAGAGGCAACGAAGCCCAGGAAGCGTCGCGCGTGGGTGACCGGCCTTGCCGTGGCGGCTTTGGTCATCGGCGGCATGTTCGCCAAGGCGCGCCTGGCACCATCGTCGCAGCCTGCCGTTGCGGAACCCGCGTCGAAGAATCCCGAGGCACTCGTTCACCTCGAGGCCGGGCTCCAGAGTTGGCGGGACGCGTCGTTTGCGGCCGCAGTTCAACGATTCGAACAGGCAATCGCGCTCGACCCGGGTTTGGCACCCGCGCGTCTCTATCTGGCGATCCTACGGCGGGGAGTCGACGAACGGACACGGGCGGCGGATCATCAGGCCGCCTCGATGCATCGGGACCGGTTGACTCCCCGTGATCTTGCCCTGCTCCCAGCCTTTGCGCCCGCAGAAGACATGGTGACCAGACTGGAGAAGCGCAAGAAGCTTCTTCTCGAAGCACGAGAAAAATTCCCGACGGATTGGCTCGTTCTTTCGGAGCTGGCCAGGATTCATTCGGAGAGCAACGAATTCGCGAAGAGCATCGAAGTCATGGACGGTCTACTGGCGCGTGAACCAACGCTGGCCGTCGCGTGGGCCACGAAGGGCTTCGCTCTTGCGTTCACCGGTGATGTCGCGAAAACGCGCGACGCGTGGAACGAATGCGTGCGAATTTCGCCGTACGCCGACAGATGCCTCGAAGCGCTCCTGATGCTCGAACAGAATGAAGGTTCATGCGTCGAATCCGAAAGGCATGCTCGCCTACTCCTCGGATTTCCGGCTACCAAGAGCTGGTGGCTGCCGCGTCTTGCGGGCGCGATCGTTGCTCGCGGAGGAACGATGCCGAGTGCGTTCGAGGTGCTGGATCGCGCGGAAAGCGTCCACACTCGAAGCAAATTGGCATTTTACGTATTGGTGGGTGACTTCGATACCGCCCAGCGCGAGCTCGATGCGAGCGAATTGTCGCTCGCGAAGGACGCATTCGAGGGCTGGCACGAGGAGTATGGCCAACTTCAATTTCATGTGGCCATGGAGCTTGGTGATCGCGCCCGTGCGGCTCGACTTGCGTCGGCCTATCTGTCGAAGCGCGAGGCATGGCTCGCATCCGTGCAATCGCAAGGCGATATTCTGGGGCTGCGCACGCAGTACATGGCCGGCGGGCTCCCGCGTGAAGATTTCGAGCAGGGGCGGCGGCTCTGGCTTTCGGGCGGGTCGCAGAACATCGAACTCATTTTTGGCCGAAACTTCGTGTGGGTCGTCTCGTATGCACTCGCCGTGAGCTCGCGCGAAGATGCGGAGGACGCTCTTCGTGCCCTGCCGGACTACTTGCCCATCTCGGCGCCTTTCGTACGCGACGTTCAGTCCGATCAGGCGTTGGGGCGCACGTACCTCATTGCAGGGGATGCGGAAAAGGCGATTTCCTACCTGCGACGTGGCGCTTCCTCCTGCAACCTATTCGCATTTCCCTTCGAGCACACGTGGGCTCATCTTCAACTCGGTGTCGCGCTCGAGCAAATTGGCGATGTGGCGGGCGCATGTGCCGCCTACGCCGTTGTTCTATCGCGTTGGGGCAAGGAGCCGAGAAGTGTCTCGGCCCGTACGGCGCGAACGCGTCTCACGGCACTGCGCTGCTCCGCGCCGTCGCGTTGA
- a CDS encoding multidrug efflux RND transporter permease subunit: MNISAPFIQRPVATSLMAAAVLLAGIVAFLFLPVASLPRIDYPNINVWANLPGASPETMASAVATPLERRFARIAGVTEITSSSSLGSTSITLQFELGRNVDRAARDVQAAINAAAGELPANMPWRPGYWKVNPSDPAILVLSVKSETLPLRQVADAADAVLAHKISQVPGVGQVFTGGDVQPAVRVQVDPAALAGMGLGMVDVRQALAQATVDQPKGSLSGDQQVHALSANDQLFGAKQFESLVLAHRNGATVYLKDVARVLDDVEDSRVAGWANGKPAVLIFVRRQPGANIIDVIARVRAMLPRLTDSLSPAIEVSVVADRSQTIRASVHDVEQTWLLSVGLVVLVVFAFLRNWRMTAIPTVAVPLSIVATFGVMYLLNYSLDNLSLMALTISTGFVVDDAIVVTENVTRYIELGDSPMQAALKGARQVGFTVVSITVSLIAVFIPILLMGGIIGRLFREFAVTLSIAVAVSALVSLTLTPMMCSRLLRPHGEEKHGALYQASEQFFERMLGGYARGLRWVLGHHRLTLFITVATLGLTVALYIFVPKGFFPQQDTGFISGFIEAAQDTSFAVMEQRQAEVDAILRADPDVAQSVSFVGGGGPVNTGSAYVALKPLGERQASAEEVIARLRPKFERIPGIAVYLQPNQDVRVGGRWSRTQYQYTLQDTNVAELREWTPKVVDALKKLPQVRDVASDQQTAGLEMAFSIDRDTAARLGVSPKDIDEALYDAYGQRQVATTYTQVNQYRVVLEIKPEFLKNTDGLQSIYVRAADGSQVPLASLVTQQVRPTSLAIPHQGQFPSTTVSFALAPDVSLGQAVDAIHRAELEIGLPPSVHADFQGTAQAYESSLSSQPYLIIAAIFIVYIVLGVLYESLVHPITILSTLPSAGLGALLALMACKTELSVISIIGIILLVGIVKKNAILMIDFAIEVERDENLSARDAIYKASVLRFRPIMMTTMAALLGALPLALGHGMGSELRRPLGIAIVGGLAISQMLTLFTVPVIYLYMDRFSRRKSHPVKADAEREPISLALPSPAVADMQLEGD, translated from the coding sequence ATGAATATCTCGGCCCCGTTCATCCAGCGTCCCGTTGCCACTTCGCTCATGGCGGCGGCGGTGCTCCTGGCGGGAATCGTCGCGTTCCTCTTTCTGCCGGTCGCGTCGCTTCCGCGCATCGACTATCCGAACATCAACGTATGGGCCAACTTGCCCGGCGCGAGTCCGGAGACGATGGCATCGGCGGTGGCCACGCCGCTCGAGCGGCGTTTTGCGCGCATTGCCGGCGTTACGGAGATCACCTCGTCGAGTAGCCTCGGCAGCACGTCGATTACGCTGCAGTTCGAGTTGGGGCGCAATGTCGATCGTGCCGCACGCGATGTGCAGGCGGCGATCAACGCTGCGGCAGGAGAACTGCCGGCTAACATGCCGTGGCGGCCGGGCTATTGGAAGGTCAATCCATCGGATCCCGCCATCCTCGTTCTCTCGGTCAAAAGCGAGACGCTGCCGCTTCGGCAGGTCGCCGATGCCGCCGATGCCGTCCTGGCGCACAAGATCTCGCAGGTGCCCGGTGTTGGACAGGTCTTCACCGGAGGCGATGTGCAGCCCGCCGTGCGCGTGCAGGTCGATCCGGCCGCGCTCGCGGGAATGGGCCTCGGCATGGTGGACGTTCGCCAGGCCCTCGCGCAAGCCACGGTCGATCAACCCAAGGGATCGCTCAGCGGCGATCAGCAAGTGCACGCGCTGTCGGCCAACGATCAACTCTTCGGCGCCAAGCAATTCGAATCGTTGGTCCTCGCGCATCGAAACGGGGCGACGGTGTATCTCAAAGATGTCGCGCGCGTGCTCGACGACGTGGAGGATAGTCGGGTCGCGGGGTGGGCGAATGGCAAACCGGCGGTGCTCATCTTCGTGCGGCGGCAGCCGGGAGCGAACATCATCGACGTCATCGCGCGGGTGCGGGCCATGTTGCCGCGCCTCACCGATTCGCTTTCGCCCGCCATCGAGGTCAGCGTCGTGGCGGACCGAAGTCAGACCATTCGCGCATCGGTGCATGACGTCGAGCAAACGTGGCTCTTGAGCGTGGGACTCGTGGTGCTGGTGGTCTTCGCATTCCTGCGCAATTGGCGCATGACCGCGATCCCCACGGTGGCCGTGCCGCTGTCCATCGTGGCGACGTTCGGGGTGATGTACCTGCTCAATTACAGCCTGGACAACCTGTCGCTGATGGCGCTCACCATCTCCACCGGGTTCGTCGTCGACGATGCCATCGTGGTGACCGAGAACGTGACGCGCTACATCGAGCTCGGCGACTCGCCGATGCAAGCTGCGCTCAAAGGCGCGCGCCAAGTGGGCTTCACCGTCGTGTCCATCACCGTGTCGCTGATCGCGGTCTTCATCCCGATTTTGCTCATGGGCGGCATCATCGGCCGCCTATTCCGCGAATTTGCCGTGACCTTGAGCATCGCCGTCGCGGTTTCCGCGCTGGTGTCGCTGACCTTGACCCCCATGATGTGCTCGCGTCTTTTGCGGCCGCATGGCGAGGAAAAACACGGGGCGCTTTACCAGGCCTCCGAGCAATTCTTCGAGCGGATGCTCGGCGGCTACGCGCGCGGCCTGCGTTGGGTGCTGGGGCACCACCGGTTGACGCTGTTCATCACCGTCGCGACCCTCGGCTTGACCGTTGCACTCTACATCTTCGTGCCGAAGGGATTCTTCCCGCAGCAGGACACGGGTTTCATTTCCGGATTCATCGAAGCTGCACAAGATACTTCGTTTGCCGTGATGGAGCAGCGGCAGGCGGAGGTCGATGCCATTCTGCGGGCCGATCCCGACGTCGCCCAGAGCGTGTCGTTCGTCGGCGGCGGCGGTCCTGTCAATACGGGGTCGGCGTACGTGGCCCTCAAGCCGCTCGGCGAGCGGCAAGCATCGGCCGAAGAGGTCATTGCGAGGCTGCGGCCCAAGTTCGAGCGAATTCCTGGTATTGCGGTGTATCTGCAACCGAATCAGGACGTTCGCGTCGGCGGGCGATGGTCGCGGACGCAATATCAATACACGCTGCAGGACACGAACGTCGCGGAGCTGCGCGAATGGACGCCGAAGGTGGTGGACGCTTTGAAGAAGCTCCCCCAAGTGCGCGACGTGGCCAGCGATCAGCAGACCGCGGGCCTCGAGATGGCCTTTTCCATCGATCGCGATACGGCGGCGCGCCTGGGCGTTTCTCCCAAGGACATCGACGAGGCCCTTTATGACGCTTACGGACAGCGTCAGGTCGCCACCACCTACACGCAGGTGAATCAGTACCGCGTCGTGTTGGAGATCAAGCCGGAGTTTTTGAAGAATACCGATGGCCTTCAATCGATTTATGTGCGCGCGGCCGATGGTAGCCAAGTTCCCCTGGCGAGTTTGGTCACCCAGCAGGTGCGGCCCACGTCACTGGCGATTCCGCACCAGGGCCAATTCCCCTCGACGACCGTCTCGTTCGCGCTGGCGCCCGACGTCTCGTTGGGGCAAGCCGTCGATGCCATTCACCGTGCCGAGCTCGAAATTGGCTTGCCCCCGAGCGTTCATGCCGATTTTCAAGGAACGGCGCAAGCATACGAATCGTCGCTGTCGAGCCAGCCCTATTTGATCATCGCCGCGATCTTCATCGTGTACATCGTTCTGGGGGTGCTCTACGAGAGCCTCGTTCACCCGATCACGATTCTGTCTACCCTGCCGTCCGCCGGCCTGGGCGCATTGCTGGCCCTCATGGCGTGCAAAACCGAGTTGAGTGTGATTTCAATCATCGGAATCATCCTTCTCGTGGGCATCGTGAAGAAGAATGCCATCTTGATGATAGACTTCGCCATCGAGGTGGAGCGCGACGAGAATCTTTCCGCGCGCGACGCCATCTACAAGGCGAGCGTGCTTCGCTTTCGGCCCATCATGATGACCACCATGGCGGCCTTGCTGGGGGCTTTGCCGCTCGCCTTGGGCCATGGCATGGGATCCGAGCTGCGGCGGCCATTGGGCATTGCCATCGTCGGCGGACTGGCCATCTCCCAAATGCTGACCTTGTTCACCGTGCCCGTGATTTACCTGTACATGGACCGCTTCTCCCGCCGAAAGTCGCACCCCGTGAAGGCCGACGCCGAGCGCGAACCCATCTCTTTGGCGCTTCCGTCGCCCGCGGTTGCCGACATGCAACTCGAGGGGGATTAG
- a CDS encoding methyltransferase domain-containing protein translates to MAMVETTGRYTFDNDIPAAAEQLDHLAELLDPHSQRVLATTGVGPGWRCFDIGSGAGTIATWLATRVGANGRVVAGDLKPHHIPAYDCIEVRRFDVRTDEVPARAFDLIHARLVLMHLPEREHVLSRLVKALAPGGYLVISDFHWSTAADLVLHSPDPSDAELFDLFNRTLAEIAIRNGADLTWARRIHTVMRAAGLEEVYTAIDTQTWVGSEPGCLLDRVNSFQLEGDLYRAGMRRDQLERVRALLLNPDFARLSPLLFTSVGRK, encoded by the coding sequence ATGGCCATGGTCGAGACGACGGGGCGATACACGTTCGATAACGATATTCCCGCTGCGGCGGAGCAGCTCGATCACCTGGCGGAGCTTTTGGACCCGCACAGTCAACGCGTATTGGCGACCACCGGCGTGGGGCCCGGCTGGCGATGCTTCGACATCGGCTCCGGGGCTGGAACCATCGCCACATGGCTCGCCACCCGCGTTGGCGCGAACGGACGCGTCGTCGCTGGCGATCTCAAGCCACACCATATCCCAGCATACGACTGCATCGAGGTGCGTCGCTTCGATGTCCGCACCGACGAGGTGCCGGCGCGCGCCTTCGACTTGATTCACGCGCGACTGGTACTCATGCACCTTCCGGAGCGCGAACACGTCCTATCGCGTCTGGTGAAGGCCCTCGCCCCCGGTGGGTACCTGGTCATTTCCGACTTTCATTGGTCCACCGCCGCCGATCTGGTTCTGCACTCGCCCGATCCGAGCGATGCGGAGCTCTTCGACCTTTTCAATCGCACGCTGGCCGAAATCGCCATCCGCAACGGCGCCGACTTGACCTGGGCACGCCGCATCCACACGGTCATGCGCGCCGCGGGACTCGAGGAAGTGTACACCGCGATTGACACCCAGACGTGGGTAGGCTCCGAACCCGGTTGCTTGCTCGATCGCGTCAACTCCTTCCAGCTCGAGGGCGACCTCTATCGGGCTGGCATGCGCCGCGATCAGCTCGAACGGGTGCGTGCACTCCTGCTGAATCCTGACTTTGCACGGCTCTCACCGCTCCTGTTCACCAGCGTGGGTCGAAAATAG